The DNA segment CGGTGTCCTGTTGTTGCTGCTCGGTTGCCGGTCTTCCTGGCTTTCCGAGCGACCATTGGAGGACGCAGCATCCACCTCCGAGGCTGTCGCTCTAGCCGACGTTTCCGGTGAGGCACTCGGTTCACGTGATCCGATCGAGGTGAGCCAAATCGCGTACACCCGTGCGCAACAACTGCGAACGGACCTGGACCCACGTTGCACAGCACATTATCTCGCTGCCAATCGTCTAGCGTGGAAAACGGCAACCGACGCATCCCTTACCGATGACGCGCAGCGGAACCTCGCGGCGGAGCTGTATCACGAAAGTCTGCGAGGATTGATCGAATCAGCGCAACAATTTGGGCAAATCGATCCGATCAAAGGCATTCGCTTGACCACCACAGAAGGCGAGGTGTCTATCCCTATCGTTTACGACGGTTTCGCATGGAAACCGGAGGATTTCAATTGCTGGATGCCAGTCGGTGAGTATCAGGACAAGCATTTGACCCACCAATACCGACGCTCGGGTTGGGGAGTTCCGCTGGTGGTGCTGCGGCAACGAGATGAGCAAGAACGATTCATGATTCCGCAAGTGCCCTTCGCGGCGACCGCGATACTTCGAAATCTCCCGATCGATGACGATCGCGAATCCGCTGAAGCCACGCCAGATCAAGTCCTGGAGGTTTTCAATCCTCTCGTACACTCTGATCTGGCGAAAGATAACGGCGGTGAAACTCCATTGGCGGCTGACCTTTCGGCGCCCATTGCTTGGTTAAGCAACAACACACCCCATCTCAATTACGAAGGCTTCATGCATCCCGATCGCCTGCACCGAAGTGGTCAGTTGTTCATGCTTGAGCCTTACCAGGCGGGCAAGATCCCGCTGGTTTTTGTCCATGGATTGGCTTCCGATCCACTCACTTGGAACGGACTGATCAACGAACTCCGCACGACCGACTGGGTCAATTCGAGATACCAGATTTGGTTGTTCGGCTATCCAACCGGTCGTCCCTTTCTCCGTTCAGCTGCCGATTTGCGACGCGAGTGTAGTGAGGCAATCGAATCATTGACGAAAACGACCGCCGACCCTGCGCTCCATCGCAGTGTCATTATCGGCCACAGCATGGGAGGATTGCTGACAAAACTGCAAGTCGCCCCGAGCGGAACATCTCTTTGGAAGTCGTTTGCCAAGCAGCCGATCGACTCATTGCAGGCGGACCAGCAGATGCACGAGTACCTCTCCGAACTGTTCTTCTTTGAACCTTCGCCGTTTGTGGAGCGAGCCATTTTCATTGGCACCCCGCATGGAGGTTCGCCCATCGCGGATGAATGGATCGGTCAATTCGCCTCACATCTCGTCTCACGTTCTCATGATTTCTCCGAGGAGTACGATACGTTTCTGGCTCGCAATCCTGAGGCGATCACTCCATTCTATTCTGAACAGATTCCAACAAGCATTCACATGCTGGAACCGGAGGATCCAACCCTGCAGGCGATGAGACAATTGCCACTTGCACCCCACATCCGTCTGCATTCGGTGATCGGAAACGGACATAAAATGCTTATCGGTGGGCCCGCCGATGGCGTCGTGCCGGTCGTGAGTGCTCGCCACCACGGTGCGGATAGTGAGCGAAT comes from the Roseimaritima multifibrata genome and includes:
- a CDS encoding esterase/lipase family protein, translated to MVGDSKNDPNNIENRGRCGPVFIWATGVLLLLLGCRSSWLSERPLEDAASTSEAVALADVSGEALGSRDPIEVSQIAYTRAQQLRTDLDPRCTAHYLAANRLAWKTATDASLTDDAQRNLAAELYHESLRGLIESAQQFGQIDPIKGIRLTTTEGEVSIPIVYDGFAWKPEDFNCWMPVGEYQDKHLTHQYRRSGWGVPLVVLRQRDEQERFMIPQVPFAATAILRNLPIDDDRESAEATPDQVLEVFNPLVHSDLAKDNGGETPLAADLSAPIAWLSNNTPHLNYEGFMHPDRLHRSGQLFMLEPYQAGKIPLVFVHGLASDPLTWNGLINELRTTDWVNSRYQIWLFGYPTGRPFLRSAADLRRECSEAIESLTKTTADPALHRSVIIGHSMGGLLTKLQVAPSGTSLWKSFAKQPIDSLQADQQMHEYLSELFFFEPSPFVERAIFIGTPHGGSPIADEWIGQFASHLVSRSHDFSEEYDTFLARNPEAITPFYSEQIPTSIHMLEPEDPTLQAMRQLPLAPHIRLHSVIGNGHKMLIGGPADGVVPVVSARHHGADSERIVPTTHRRLQSHPETVEEVLRILKLHLDEPTEKSEIDPLLTERVTPSASR